The sequence below is a genomic window from Streptomyces sudanensis.
ACGGCCCGGTCGACGCCGACGACGACGAGGGTGAGGGCGACGCCCCCGGTCCTGATCCGCTCGACGGCCGGGTCGGCGGGGTGCTGCCACAGGCCCATGCGTTCCGCGACGCGTTCGGCGGTCTCGGCGGCGGTGACGCCGGTGACGTCGAGGGCCAGGTCGTGCCCGCCGGCCGAGGGGACGGTGCCCGGCGGGTCGTGGGAGGCCCGGCCGACCGAGGCGGCGGTGCGTAACTCGCGGTCGGCGAGGGTGATGGCGCGGCGCAGGGTCGCGGCGCGGGTGTGGTCCCCGGGGCGCACGAGGCTGATCTTCACCTGCGCCCCGTCGCCGCGGAACCAGGCGGCGAGGCGCTGGGCGAACGGCTCGTCGAGGTCGCGGGCGGGCGGCCCGCCGACGACGCGGGAGCGGAGCCGGTCGTCGACGGCGGTGCGCCCGCGGGTCCACTCGGCGACCCGCGGCAGGTGCTGGACGATGGTCTCGGCGGGGCTCATGAACGAGAACGCGTTGCCGTGCCGGTCCTGCATGCCGGTGAGGACGATGCCGATGACCGCTCCGGTCAGGTCGTCGACGACACCGGCGCCGCTGCAGCCGGGGCTGGCCAGCTCGCCCGGGGTCTGCGGGCCGAGCTGGACCTGCCCGTCGCGTCCGCAGCCGCCGATGATGGTGGCGCGGAACCAGATGCCGCCGTTGTGCTCGTGGGGGAAGCCGTACATGCGGACCGTGCGGTTCGGCGCGGAGAGCCGGTGGAGGAAGACCGCCTCGTGGGCGGGCCGGGGGCGTTCGAGCCGCAGGAGGGCCACGTCGCCGCTGGGGTCGCCGTCCGCGTCGCGGGTCTCGGGGACGTGGGCATCCTCGTCGACCCAGGCGGTGACGGCGGGAACGTCGCGGCCGGGGGCGCCGACGAACTCGGCGGTGACGTGCGCGCCGGGGGCGACGACGTGGGCGCAGGTGAGGACGCGGTCGGGGCTCAGCAGGACGCCGGCGCCCGCGATCTCGCCGTTCCCCCACCGGATGCGGACCGCCCAGGGCGGGGTCTTCGAGGAAGGGTCGGCACTGATACCCCCGTCGGCCACCATGGGGCGAAACTATACGCGCGGCGCCCCTTTCCACCCCATACTTCTGACGATCCGGAGACTGCGAGCAGGGGGTTGCGCGATGGCGGACGGACAGGGCTTCGTCGGGTTGGCCGAGGTGGTGCGGCAGATCCGCGGGGAGTTGGAGAAGGCCCGCGACGAGGCGGAGGGCCGCGCGCTGGGGTTCAGCGTGGAGCGGGTGAACCTGGAGTTCACGGTGCAGGTGCACCGCTCCGGTTCCGGCCGCGGCGGGCTGCGCATCGGCGTGGTGACGGCCGAACTGGGCGGCCAGGTGGACCGCCAGACGACCCACCAGGTGCAGGTGGAGCTGGTCCCCGAGTACGAGGGCGGGCGCGTCCGCGTCGGCCGGGGCACGCCGCCACCGCCCGCCGCGCGCTGACGGCCGCGGCGCCGGGGCGGCCGGTACGGCGCCCCGGTCGGCGGTACGGCGGGCGGTGTGACNGGGGCCCGGCGGGCGCCCCGGCGGCCGGTACGGCGCCCCGGCGGGGTGCGCGCCCCGCCGGGCGCCGCCCGCGCCGGACGGGGCCGACGGCCGGATCGCGCCCCCGGCGCGTCCCNNNNNNNNNNNNNNNNNNNNNNNNNNNGGTCGGGTNNGTCCGGNGGTGGNNGGAACCGGTTCCCTCCGGGGCGGGTTCGCAGCCGGTCGGGCGGGTTCGCGCGGGGTGCGGAAGTGGCACGGGGTGCAGGAGCGGACGCACCTGTCCGCGGCGGGCGGGACCGGCCGTCCCCGCGGCTCGGCGGGCGGGGTCAGCGGCCGTCCCGCACGGCTCGCGCCGGACGGCGCGGGGGCACCCGGAGGCCGTACGGGGGCGATGCGGGTGCCCGCCCCGGCGCCCCGATGGCCGGCCCCTCGTGGCGCGGGGCCGAGCGTGCGGTGGCCGGGTGGGAAACACCGTGCGCGGGCCGCGGGAACGTGGCCG
It includes:
- a CDS encoding trypsin-like peptidase domain-containing protein, with amino-acid sequence MVADGGISADPSSKTPPWAVRIRWGNGEIAGAGVLLSPDRVLTCAHVVAPGAHVTAEFVGAPGRDVPAVTAWVDEDAHVPETRDADGDPSGDVALLRLERPRPAHEAVFLHRLSAPNRTVRMYGFPHEHNGGIWFRATIIGGCGRDGQVQLGPQTPGELASPGCSGAGVVDDLTGAVIGIVLTGMQDRHGNAFSFMSPAETIVQHLPRVAEWTRGRTAVDDRLRSRVVGGPPARDLDEPFAQRLAAWFRGDGAQVKISLVRPGDHTRAATLRRAITLADRELRTAASVGRASHDPPGTVPSAGGHDLALDVTGVTAAETAERVAERMGLWQHPADPAVERIRTGGVALTLVVVGVDRAVDPPALLDLLTVLAEGGSRLLLVFHETGPCYERARSDLLVRPARERRDRLLARLGEITGPLAASLGEAMAAVRTDDPDSVHDALYRAGGALHLLAGAEPPAAPGEGPDLAAFERLADRLDARLRAAAERLDALRRRRGELAGRLDAYHALHRSLTEGAEDLETDSLYRHAHRLLRARPCDVPAAEEAVDGYVRLVERADRSGRARDPRERGGAAPS
- a CDS encoding trypco2 family protein, with the translated sequence MADGQGFVGLAEVVRQIRGELEKARDEAEGRALGFSVERVNLEFTVQVHRSGSGRGGLRIGVVTAELGGQVDRQTTHQVQVELVPEYEGGRVRVGRGTPPPPAAR